The following coding sequences are from one Diabrotica virgifera virgifera chromosome 2, PGI_DIABVI_V3a window:
- the LOC114327410 gene encoding uncharacterized protein LOC114327410 isoform X2, which translates to MWSRSLVNFGIVTLALHLHCVQGLKDDCDKLGILLYEDVGCTPVLAPGKSCPIKYECDLAIRNNTCLFRGTEISTTTRPTDVDFGSCNVGCFCNKDLPYDPAEIDKMFNNQPYNIPGKFTCAILDCPEWLGAFPLQKDCYRKYKLDQCCADGQMCPQDKPGNCEVDGKTVLEGQRFYPKDTCTHCVCPKNFNGKLEAPHCRRQFCNVQVRKQREVSSYCAPYYSEFEGETLCCPSSWICPSDEQKIITVNPKAEKSADLTCQYGKKKVQLGEGFETTVKGYDNVERAAKCECVIPPFLTCRQVKK; encoded by the exons GACTCAAAGATGACTGCGATAAACTGGGCATCCTCCTCTACGAAGACGTAGGTTGCACCCCAGTCCTGGCACCAGGTAAAAGTTGTCCAATCAAATACGAATGCGACTTGGCAATCAGGAACAATACCTGTTTGTTTAGAGGTACAGAAATTAGCACTACAACTCGCCCAACAGACGTCGATTTCGGTAGCTGCAACGTCGGATGCTTCTGCAATAAAGATCTTCCCTACGATCCCGCTGAGATTGATAAAATGTTCAATAATCAACCATATAATATACC ggGAAAATTCACATGCGCCATTTTAGATTGTCCAGAATGGTTGGGAGCATTTCCCCTTCAAAAAGATTGTTACAGAAAATACAAGTTGGACCAATGTTGCGCTGATGGACAAATGTGCC CTCAAGACAAGCCTGGCAATTGCGAAGTTGACGGAAAGACAGTGTTAGAAGGTCAGCGGTTCTACCCAAAAGACACGTGTACCCATTGTGTTTGTCCTAAAAACTTTAACGGAAAGTTAGAGGCTCCTCACTGCAGGAGGCAATTTTGTAATGTCCAAGTGAGGAAACAAAGAGAAGTTTCCAGCTATTGTGCACCTTACTATTCAGAATTCGAAGGAGAGACTCTTTGTTGTCCTAGCAGTTGGATTTGCC ccTCTGATGAGCAAAAAATTATTACTGTGAATCCCAAAGCAGAAAAGTCTGCAG atttgaCATGCCAATACGGAAAGAAAAAAGTACAATTGGGAGAAGGTTTTGAAACTACAGTAAAAGGATATGACAATGTTGAAAGAGCAGCTAAATGTGAATGCGTTattccgccatttttaacttgcagacaagtaaaaaaataa
- the LOC114327410 gene encoding uncharacterized protein LOC114327410 isoform X3: MYIVETRKYFESGLKDDCDKLGILLYEDVGCTPVLAPGKSCPIKYECDLAIRNNTCLFRGTEISTTTRPTDVDFGSCNVGCFCNKDLPYDPAEIDKMFNNQPYNIPGKFTCAILDCPEWLGAFPLQKDCYRKYKLDQCCADGQMCPQDKPGNCEVDGKTVLEGQRFYPKDTCTHCVCPKNFNGKLEAPHCRRQFCNVQVRKQREVSSYCAPYYSEFEGETLCCPSSWICPSDEQKIITVNPKAEKSADLTCQYGKKKVQLGEGFETTVKGYDNVERAAKCECVIPPFLTCRQVKK, from the exons ATGTATATTGTAGAGACACGAAAATATTTTGAAAGtg GACTCAAAGATGACTGCGATAAACTGGGCATCCTCCTCTACGAAGACGTAGGTTGCACCCCAGTCCTGGCACCAGGTAAAAGTTGTCCAATCAAATACGAATGCGACTTGGCAATCAGGAACAATACCTGTTTGTTTAGAGGTACAGAAATTAGCACTACAACTCGCCCAACAGACGTCGATTTCGGTAGCTGCAACGTCGGATGCTTCTGCAATAAAGATCTTCCCTACGATCCCGCTGAGATTGATAAAATGTTCAATAATCAACCATATAATATACC ggGAAAATTCACATGCGCCATTTTAGATTGTCCAGAATGGTTGGGAGCATTTCCCCTTCAAAAAGATTGTTACAGAAAATACAAGTTGGACCAATGTTGCGCTGATGGACAAATGTGCC CTCAAGACAAGCCTGGCAATTGCGAAGTTGACGGAAAGACAGTGTTAGAAGGTCAGCGGTTCTACCCAAAAGACACGTGTACCCATTGTGTTTGTCCTAAAAACTTTAACGGAAAGTTAGAGGCTCCTCACTGCAGGAGGCAATTTTGTAATGTCCAAGTGAGGAAACAAAGAGAAGTTTCCAGCTATTGTGCACCTTACTATTCAGAATTCGAAGGAGAGACTCTTTGTTGTCCTAGCAGTTGGATTTGCC ccTCTGATGAGCAAAAAATTATTACTGTGAATCCCAAAGCAGAAAAGTCTGCAG atttgaCATGCCAATACGGAAAGAAAAAAGTACAATTGGGAGAAGGTTTTGAAACTACAGTAAAAGGATATGACAATGTTGAAAGAGCAGCTAAATGTGAATGCGTTattccgccatttttaacttgcagacaagtaaaaaaataa
- the LOC114327410 gene encoding uncharacterized protein LOC114327410 isoform X1, translated as MWSRSLVSFGIVTLVLHLHCVQGLKDDCDKLGILLYEDVGCTPVLAPGKSCPIKYECDLAIRNNTCLFRGTEISTTTRPTDVDFGSCNVGCFCNKDLPYDPAEIDKMFNNQPYNIPGKFTCAILDCPEWLGAFPLQKDCYRKYKLDQCCADGQMCPQDKPGNCEVDGKTVLEGQRFYPKDTCTHCVCPKNFNGKLEAPHCRRQFCNVQVRKQREVSSYCAPYYSEFEGETLCCPSSWICPSDEQKIITVNPKAEKSADLTCQYGKKKVQLGEGFETTVKGYDNVERAAKCECVIPPFLTCRQVKK; from the exons ATGTGGTCAAGATCGTTGGTCAGTTTTGGTATTGTAACACTTGTTCTGCACTTACATTGTGTACAAG GACTCAAAGATGACTGCGATAAACTGGGCATCCTCCTCTACGAAGACGTAGGTTGCACCCCAGTCCTGGCACCAGGTAAAAGTTGTCCAATCAAATACGAATGCGACTTGGCAATCAGGAACAATACCTGTTTGTTTAGAGGTACAGAAATTAGCACTACAACTCGCCCAACAGACGTCGATTTCGGTAGCTGCAACGTCGGATGCTTCTGCAATAAAGATCTTCCCTACGATCCCGCTGAGATTGATAAAATGTTCAATAATCAACCATATAATATACC ggGAAAATTCACATGCGCCATTTTAGATTGTCCAGAATGGTTGGGAGCATTTCCCCTTCAAAAAGATTGTTACAGAAAATACAAGTTGGACCAATGTTGCGCTGATGGACAAATGTGCC CTCAAGACAAGCCTGGCAATTGCGAAGTTGACGGAAAGACAGTGTTAGAAGGTCAGCGGTTCTACCCAAAAGACACGTGTACCCATTGTGTTTGTCCTAAAAACTTTAACGGAAAGTTAGAGGCTCCTCACTGCAGGAGGCAATTTTGTAATGTCCAAGTGAGGAAACAAAGAGAAGTTTCCAGCTATTGTGCACCTTACTATTCAGAATTCGAAGGAGAGACTCTTTGTTGTCCTAGCAGTTGGATTTGCC ccTCTGATGAGCAAAAAATTATTACTGTGAATCCCAAAGCAGAAAAGTCTGCAG atttgaCATGCCAATACGGAAAGAAAAAAGTACAATTGGGAGAAGGTTTTGAAACTACAGTAAAAGGATATGACAATGTTGAAAGAGCAGCTAAATGTGAATGCGTTattccgccatttttaacttgcagacaagtaaaaaaataa